One Methylophaga marina DNA window includes the following coding sequences:
- the rho gene encoding transcription termination factor Rho, translating to MNLTELKKQSAAELMELALSMNLEGLARNRKQELIFAIVKAHSKQGEDVITTGVLELLPDGFGFLRSPEDSYVAGPDDVYVSPSQIRRFHLRTGDTIKGKIRPPKDSERYFALVKVEEINYEKPDKSRNKVPFENLTPLFPNERFTLERGNGSTEDLTARVIDLASPLGKGQRGLIVAPPKSGKTMIMQSIAQSIASNYPDSDLIVLLIDERPEEVTEMQRSVRGEVVSSTFDEPASRHVQVAEMVIEKAKRLVEHKHDVVILLDSITRLARAYNTVSPSSGKVLTGGVDANALQRPKRFFGAARNIEEGGSLTIIATALIETGSRMDEVIFEEFKGTGNMEVLLERKLADRRMYPAINVTRSGTRREELLTTEEDLQKLWILRKIIAQMEPVEAMEFLMDRLKSTKTNVEFFDSMKQG from the coding sequence ATGAATCTGACAGAACTGAAAAAGCAGTCAGCTGCTGAATTAATGGAACTGGCTCTCTCCATGAATCTTGAGGGCTTAGCAAGAAACCGAAAACAAGAACTTATCTTTGCCATAGTCAAAGCGCACTCTAAACAAGGCGAAGATGTTATCACTACAGGTGTATTAGAACTCTTACCAGATGGTTTTGGTTTTTTAAGATCACCCGAAGATTCCTACGTTGCAGGTCCTGATGATGTTTATGTCTCACCTAGCCAGATTCGTCGTTTCCACCTTAGAACTGGCGACACAATAAAAGGTAAAATTCGTCCACCCAAAGATAGTGAGCGTTATTTTGCCTTGGTTAAAGTAGAAGAAATTAACTACGAAAAACCTGATAAGTCTAGAAATAAAGTCCCTTTTGAAAATCTTACGCCGCTCTTCCCCAATGAACGTTTTACATTAGAGCGGGGGAATGGAAGTACTGAAGACCTGACAGCACGTGTTATTGATCTTGCTTCACCACTAGGCAAAGGACAACGTGGTTTGATTGTTGCTCCGCCTAAATCAGGTAAGACAATGATCATGCAGTCAATCGCACAGTCAATTGCCTCTAACTATCCTGATAGTGATCTGATTGTGTTGCTGATTGATGAGCGTCCTGAAGAAGTCACGGAAATGCAACGATCTGTCAGAGGTGAAGTGGTCTCCAGTACGTTCGATGAGCCTGCCTCACGACACGTACAGGTTGCTGAAATGGTGATCGAGAAAGCGAAGCGCCTTGTTGAGCATAAACATGACGTTGTTATCTTACTTGACTCAATCACTAGACTCGCCCGTGCTTATAACACTGTTTCACCATCATCGGGTAAGGTTTTGACTGGTGGTGTTGATGCCAATGCCTTACAACGCCCGAAGCGTTTCTTTGGTGCGGCTCGAAATATTGAAGAAGGTGGCAGCTTGACAATCATTGCCACAGCCCTGATTGAAACTGGCTCTCGAATGGATGAAGTCATCTTCGAAGAGTTCAAGGGTACTGGTAATATGGAAGTATTGCTGGAACGTAAACTTGCTGATCGTAGAATGTATCCTGCCATCAATGTGACACGTTCAGGCACGCGTCGTGAAGAACTGCTGACAACAGAAGAAGATCTCCAAAAACTTTGGATCTTGAGAAAAATTATTGCTCAGATGGAACCTGTTGAAGCCATGGAATTCTTGATGGATAGGTTAAAATCGACGAAAACAAATGTTGAGTTTTTTGATTCAATGAAACAGGGGTAA
- the miaA gene encoding tRNA (adenosine(37)-N6)-dimethylallyltransferase MiaA, producing the protein MGPTAAGKTDIAIALAKKYPVEIISVDSALVYKGMDIGTAKPNRSVLSHYPHHLVDIVEPHEPYSAGQFKEDALNLMADISARGKVPLLVGGTMLYFRSLQYGLADLPPANMLIREKLNLEIQQLGIEALHNRLKEIDPVSAARIHINDPQRLQRALEVYEVSGKSLTELTQASHDSFDYKVTKIIVSPFDRAILHNRIAERYQTMMNAGFIEEVKTLFNRNDCHANLPSIRAVGYRQAWSYLEGKYDYDEFVYRAIVATRQMAKRQLTWLRSQNDGIWFDSGLALPINDVERYLTEQVPELTNNA; encoded by the coding sequence ATGGGGCCTACAGCAGCTGGAAAAACAGATATTGCTATCGCCCTTGCAAAGAAGTATCCAGTAGAGATCATCAGTGTCGATTCCGCGCTTGTCTATAAAGGCATGGATATCGGCACTGCAAAACCAAATCGTTCCGTTCTAAGCCACTATCCTCATCATTTAGTTGATATTGTCGAACCTCATGAGCCTTATTCTGCTGGTCAATTCAAAGAAGACGCCCTCAATCTGATGGCTGATATTTCCGCCAGAGGTAAAGTTCCTTTATTGGTTGGCGGAACAATGCTCTATTTCAGAAGTCTTCAATATGGACTTGCTGACTTGCCCCCAGCAAATATGCTTATCAGAGAAAAGCTAAATCTGGAAATTCAGCAATTGGGCATTGAAGCCTTACACAATCGGTTAAAAGAAATCGACCCAGTCTCAGCAGCACGAATACACATTAATGATCCACAGCGTTTACAACGTGCTCTGGAAGTGTATGAAGTATCGGGTAAAAGTCTGACTGAATTGACTCAAGCAAGCCATGATAGTTTTGACTATAAAGTCACTAAGATCATTGTTTCACCATTTGATAGAGCCATTCTTCACAACAGAATAGCTGAGCGATACCAGACAATGATGAATGCAGGCTTTATTGAAGAAGTGAAAACATTATTTAATCGAAATGACTGTCATGCGAACTTACCATCAATACGTGCAGTCGGTTACCGGCAGGCATGGTCATATCTTGAAGGTAAGTACGATTATGATGAATTTGTTTATCGTGCAATTGTTGCCACACGTCAGATGGCGAAACGCCAGCTAACCTGGTTACGATCCCAGAATGATGGAATCTGGTTTGATAGTGGTTTAGCCTTGCCTATCAATGATGTAGAACGATACTTAACAGAGCAAGTACCCGAGTTGACGAATAATGCTTGA
- the hfq gene encoding RNA chaperone Hfq has protein sequence MAKAQTLQDPFLNALRKENIPVSIYLVNGIKLQGQIDSFDQFVILLKNSVNQMVYKHAISTIVPARNVNVNQEE, from the coding sequence ATGGCAAAAGCACAGACTCTTCAGGACCCTTTCTTGAATGCTTTAAGAAAAGAAAATATTCCAGTTTCTATTTATTTAGTAAACGGTATCAAACTTCAAGGTCAGATTGATTCCTTCGATCAGTTTGTCATCTTACTTAAAAACTCTGTCAATCAAATGGTATACAAGCATGCTATATCAACTATCGTGCCTGCACGTAATGTTAATGTTAACCAAGAAGAATAG
- the hflX gene encoding ribosome rescue GTPase HflX — translation MFDRPDIQTAFDDASEKEAVVLVHLNFNDPDYDDSQQEFIELVGSTGAAIAAIIQGKRHRPDPKFFAGSGKVDEIAEHVHASHAALVIFNHELSPSQERNLEQKLKCRVLGRTGLILDIFARRARSHEGKLQVELAQLQHLSTRLVRGWTHLERQKGGIGLRGPGETQLETDRRLLGQRIKSLKKRLGKVQSQREQGRRSRQRGGVPVVSLVGYTNVGKSTLFNKMTSAKVYADDRLFATLDPTLRRVKLQETELLIMADTVGFIRDLPHDLVESFSSTLEETRDAELLLHVVDCGANDRDDLIHHVNEVLKQIEADEVRQVIIYNKIDKVDDISPRIDRDDKGNINRIWLSARTGEGLELLRDALHEYFPEESLSEYVDA, via the coding sequence TTGTTCGACAGACCGGATATTCAAACAGCTTTCGATGATGCGTCAGAGAAAGAAGCTGTTGTCTTGGTTCATCTGAATTTTAATGATCCAGATTACGATGATTCTCAACAAGAGTTTATTGAATTAGTTGGCTCAACAGGTGCAGCGATTGCAGCGATTATTCAAGGAAAACGCCACCGCCCCGATCCTAAATTTTTTGCTGGTAGTGGTAAAGTTGATGAAATTGCAGAACATGTTCATGCCTCGCATGCAGCCTTAGTCATTTTTAACCATGAGTTGTCACCTAGTCAGGAAAGAAATCTTGAGCAGAAACTCAAATGCAGGGTGCTGGGCAGAACAGGTCTGATATTGGATATTTTTGCCAGAAGAGCACGTTCTCATGAAGGTAAACTCCAAGTTGAACTAGCCCAACTTCAGCATTTATCAACGCGACTAGTTCGAGGCTGGACTCACCTTGAGCGGCAAAAAGGTGGTATCGGATTGCGTGGACCTGGTGAAACACAGCTGGAGACAGACCGACGCTTACTAGGCCAACGTATCAAGTCACTTAAGAAGCGTTTGGGTAAAGTTCAGTCACAACGGGAGCAAGGCCGACGTTCACGACAGCGAGGCGGTGTACCTGTTGTGTCCCTGGTTGGTTACACAAACGTAGGCAAGTCCACATTATTTAACAAAATGACATCAGCTAAAGTTTATGCTGATGACCGATTATTTGCGACATTAGACCCAACTTTAAGAAGAGTTAAGCTACAAGAAACCGAACTCCTCATCATGGCAGACACGGTCGGTTTTATACGTGATTTACCTCATGATCTCGTCGAGTCATTTAGTTCGACACTTGAAGAGACGCGTGATGCTGAACTGCTGCTACACGTCGTTGATTGTGGCGCGAATGATCGTGATGATCTTATTCATCATGTGAATGAGGTTTTAAAACAAATCGAAGCTGATGAAGTCCGCCAGGTAATTATTTATAACAAAATAGATAAGGTCGATGATATTTCACCGCGCATCGATAGAGATGATAAGGGTAATATTAACCGTATTTGGTTGTCAGCAAGAACAGGTGAAGGGCTGGAATTGTTACGAGATGCCCTACATGAATATTTTCCAGAAGAATCACTTTCTGAATATGTTGATGCCTAG
- the hflK gene encoding FtsH protease activity modulator HflK → MAWNEPGNGGKDPWGNRGNDGPPDLDEVIQNMQRKLGGIFGGKGNNNNNNSSGRGGFFGFGLIAIIAFLVWIASGIYIVDPAERGVVLRFGQYATTTMPGPHWHLPSPIEKVEVVNVEEIRTAEIGYRSGGSRGGGTIHSESLMLTKDENIIDLKIAVQYRVQDAPAYLFNVRNPDVILRQMMESAVRETVGRSNMDFVLTEGRSAIANSTEQLLQTMLDSHEMGLLVTSVNMQDVQPPEQVQAAFADVVKAREDEVRQKNQAEAYSNDILPKARGRAFRIVQEAEAYKSQVIAKAEGDASRFTQVMTEFNKAPDITAERLYLDTMESVFSKSQKVMVDMENGGSNVLYLPLDRMNRRNSSPTQLDLDSFNYPSSTSANTSSSNKSSSSDDARSRGGR, encoded by the coding sequence ATGGCTTGGAATGAACCCGGAAACGGTGGTAAAGACCCGTGGGGTAATCGTGGCAATGATGGGCCACCTGATTTAGACGAAGTTATCCAGAATATGCAACGTAAGCTTGGTGGCATTTTTGGTGGTAAAGGTAATAATAACAATAACAACTCATCAGGTCGGGGCGGTTTCTTTGGTTTTGGTTTGATTGCCATAATTGCTTTTCTGGTGTGGATCGCCTCAGGGATATACATAGTCGACCCAGCTGAGCGTGGCGTTGTTCTTCGTTTTGGTCAATATGCCACTACAACTATGCCTGGACCACATTGGCATCTGCCGAGCCCAATTGAAAAAGTAGAAGTGGTCAACGTTGAAGAAATTCGTACAGCTGAGATTGGTTACAGAAGCGGTGGTAGTCGAGGTGGTGGCACCATTCACTCTGAGTCACTGATGTTAACTAAAGACGAAAATATTATTGATCTCAAGATTGCCGTACAGTACAGAGTACAAGATGCACCGGCGTATCTTTTCAACGTCAGAAATCCTGATGTTATTTTGCGTCAAATGATGGAAAGTGCAGTACGTGAAACAGTAGGGCGTTCAAATATGGACTTCGTCTTAACTGAAGGTAGAAGCGCGATCGCTAACAGTACTGAGCAACTCTTACAGACAATGCTTGATTCGCATGAAATGGGCTTGTTAGTCACAAGTGTGAATATGCAAGATGTTCAGCCACCCGAGCAAGTTCAAGCAGCATTTGCTGACGTAGTAAAAGCTCGCGAAGACGAAGTTCGTCAAAAGAATCAGGCAGAAGCCTATTCAAATGATATCTTGCCAAAAGCCAGAGGTAGAGCGTTTAGAATTGTTCAAGAGGCTGAGGCATATAAGAGTCAAGTTATTGCAAAAGCAGAGGGTGATGCGAGCCGTTTCACTCAAGTCATGACGGAGTTTAATAAAGCACCCGACATTACAGCTGAGAGACTATACCTTGATACAATGGAATCCGTGTTTTCTAAGAGCCAAAAAGTGATGGTTGATATGGAAAATGGCGGTAGTAATGTACTTTATCTACCATTAGACCGCATGAATCGTCGTAACAGCAGTCCAACACAACTGGATTTAGATAGCTTTAATTATCCGTCATCTACGTCGGCTAATACTTCATCTTCAAACAAAAGCTCATCAAGCGATGATGCTCGTAGCAGAGGAGGTCGCTAA
- the hflC gene encoding protease modulator HflC: MSSRLTLILILLALAVITLSSSIFVVDERQKVLLLRLGQIEKADFKPGIHFKTPFVTDVRKFDAREMALDAQPARYLTGEKKNVIVDSFIIWRISDVATYFRSMSGDEDRAASRLSQIIKDGLRAEFGRKTIQEVVSGDRVAMVQDILTEANRVAEGFGISISNVRIKRIDLPSEVSTSVYTRMEAERERVAKELRSQGAEEAEKIRSDADRQRAVIIAEARRQAEELRGEGDAKATDIYARAFGENEEFYSLYRRLSAYKNVFNGDDMLVIEPKGDFFKRFNDAELPVK, translated from the coding sequence ATGAGTTCCCGTTTGACACTGATTTTAATTTTACTGGCACTAGCCGTCATCACTTTATCATCATCTATTTTTGTTGTTGATGAGCGTCAAAAAGTACTTCTGCTCAGATTAGGTCAGATTGAAAAGGCTGACTTTAAGCCAGGTATTCATTTCAAAACACCTTTTGTCACAGATGTTCGTAAGTTTGATGCTCGTGAAATGGCACTCGACGCACAACCTGCTAGATACCTGACAGGTGAGAAAAAGAATGTCATAGTCGACTCTTTCATCATTTGGCGTATCAGCGATGTGGCAACCTATTTCAGATCCATGAGTGGTGACGAAGACCGTGCGGCATCGCGATTATCACAAATAATCAAGGATGGTTTGCGTGCAGAGTTTGGACGTAAGACAATTCAAGAAGTCGTGTCTGGTGACCGTGTGGCAATGGTTCAGGATATTCTGACAGAAGCTAACCGTGTAGCGGAAGGCTTTGGTATTTCTATCTCAAATGTGCGTATAAAACGTATTGATTTGCCTTCTGAAGTCAGTACATCTGTTTATACACGTATGGAAGCTGAGCGTGAACGTGTTGCAAAAGAGCTGCGTTCACAAGGTGCTGAAGAAGCGGAAAAAATTCGTTCAGATGCTGATCGTCAGCGTGCCGTTATTATTGCCGAAGCAAGACGTCAAGCAGAAGAGTTACGTGGTGAAGGTGACGCTAAAGCCACGGATATCTATGCTAGAGCATTCGGTGAAAATGAAGAGTTCTATTCCTTATATCGTCGACTATCAGCATATAAAAATGTGTTTAATGGTGACGACATGCTGGTCATTGAACCCAAAGGTGACTTCTTCAAACGTTTTAACGATGCTGAACTCCCTGTGAAGTGA
- a CDS encoding DUF2065 domain-containing protein encodes MSGELGHSLLVATALVLIIEGLMPFLNPTMFKRALLQTASMSDTQIRLTGLICMLVGLIFLYWIN; translated from the coding sequence GTGAGCGGAGAATTAGGCCATAGTCTTCTCGTAGCAACGGCATTAGTACTGATTATCGAAGGTTTAATGCCGTTTCTCAATCCGACTATGTTTAAACGCGCTTTATTACAAACGGCAAGCATGAGCGATACTCAAATTAGACTAACTGGTTTGATATGCATGCTTGTCGGTTTGATTTTTTTGTACTGGATAAATTAA
- a CDS encoding ATP phosphoribosyltransferase regulatory subunit, translating to MTIKESWLLPEGIDELMPQEATQLENMHRILVDFMRGWGYQLVVPPLVEYLDSLLTGTAKSLDIQTFKLTDQMSGRMLGIRADMTPQVARIAAHKLRHQSDILRLCYIGSVLHTLPTGLNGVRNPIQLGAEIYGHAGPESDIESIELMVELLKNLAQYQR from the coding sequence ATGACTATAAAAGAGAGCTGGCTGCTACCTGAAGGTATTGATGAGCTTATGCCTCAAGAAGCAACTCAACTTGAGAATATGCATCGAATACTGGTCGACTTCATGCGAGGTTGGGGATATCAGCTTGTTGTTCCACCCTTAGTTGAGTATCTGGACTCACTGCTGACTGGTACGGCAAAAAGTTTAGATATACAAACATTTAAGCTGACGGACCAAATGTCCGGCAGAATGCTGGGTATACGGGCAGACATGACACCACAAGTGGCCAGAATTGCTGCTCACAAGCTACGTCATCAATCAGATATTCTTCGATTGTGCTACATAGGTAGTGTTCTTCATACTTTACCTACCGGATTGAATGGGGTCAGAAATCCCATACAGCTAGGTGCTGAAATCTATGGTCATGCGGGACCTGAGAGTGATATTGAAAGCATTGAGCTGATGGTTGAGCTTCTAAAAAATCTGGCGCAGTATCAAAGATAG
- a CDS encoding ATP phosphoribosyltransferase regulatory subunit has product MGHVGVYRGLAEFAGLTESQEQELFSALQRKAVTDISALLDSYQISKDARQMLQELSELNGDKSVLPRAKSVLKNAPKSVQLALSTLEQIADALTQRIPGIAINFDLAELRGYHYHTGVVFAAYKPESSYAIAAGGRYDDIGEAFGLAQPATGFSLDLKKLATQLPAESFNQETIGVEWAEDSHLHATVKSLRESGKVVIYQFPGSQTSTTHTLVKQNGHWQVTEIGTQTRG; this is encoded by the coding sequence ATCGGTCATGTTGGTGTTTATAGAGGATTAGCCGAGTTTGCTGGGCTGACAGAAAGCCAAGAGCAAGAATTATTTTCTGCTTTACAACGAAAGGCTGTTACCGATATATCCGCTCTGTTAGACAGTTATCAGATTAGTAAAGATGCTAGGCAAATGTTGCAAGAGTTGTCTGAGTTAAATGGTGATAAATCTGTCTTGCCACGAGCTAAATCTGTATTAAAGAATGCACCAAAATCAGTGCAGCTTGCATTAAGTACGCTTGAACAAATTGCTGACGCGCTTACGCAGCGAATCCCAGGTATTGCTATTAACTTCGATCTTGCTGAACTGCGCGGATATCACTACCACACGGGCGTGGTGTTTGCAGCTTACAAACCGGAATCATCTTATGCTATTGCAGCAGGTGGTCGTTATGATGATATCGGTGAAGCCTTTGGTCTGGCTCAGCCAGCAACGGGATTTAGTCTTGACTTGAAGAAGCTGGCGACACAGCTCCCTGCTGAATCATTCAACCAGGAAACAATAGGTGTTGAGTGGGCTGAAGACAGCCATCTTCACGCCACTGTCAAATCATTACGTGAATCAGGAAAGGTGGTCATTTATCAATTTCCTGGTTCTCAGACTTCCACCACACATACATTGGTAAAACAAAATGGTCACTGGCAAGTGACTGAAATAGGAACACAAACTCGTGGCTAA
- a CDS encoding adenylosuccinate synthase, whose amino-acid sequence MAKNIVVIGSQWGDEGKGKLVDLLTDNVSAVVRFQGGHNAGHTLVIDGKKTVLHLIPSGILRENVQCLIGNGVVVCPEALLKEMAELESNGIPVRERLKISAACPLILPYHIALDKARESRLGKAAIGTTGRGIGPAYEDKVGRRGLRVGDLMNEKAFAEKLKEVIEFHNFSLVNYYQVAPVDYETVLKDTLAMRDVLIPLIADIPAMLQGYHKAGDNVMFEGAQGALLDIDHGTYPYVTSSNTTAGGSATGSGVGPCHIDYVLGITKAYATRVGGGPFPSELFDETGKYLADKGMEKGATTGRDRRCGWLDMVALNRASWINSITGLCLTKLDVLDGIETIRLCVAYEKDGQPVDILPLSADEFEGCEPVYIDMPGWKESTLGITEYSELPENARAYIEKVESLAGVPIDIISTGPDRRETIVRRDLFEV is encoded by the coding sequence GTGGCTAAAAATATAGTTGTAATTGGCTCCCAATGGGGCGATGAAGGTAAAGGTAAATTAGTCGATTTACTAACGGATAATGTCTCTGCTGTAGTACGTTTCCAAGGTGGTCATAATGCTGGTCACACACTGGTTATTGATGGCAAAAAAACGGTGTTGCATTTGATTCCATCTGGCATTCTCCGTGAAAACGTTCAATGCTTGATTGGTAATGGTGTTGTGGTTTGCCCTGAAGCACTATTGAAAGAGATGGCAGAGCTTGAGTCCAACGGGATTCCTGTACGTGAACGCTTAAAAATCAGTGCGGCCTGCCCATTGATTTTGCCTTATCATATCGCTTTGGATAAGGCGCGTGAGTCACGCTTAGGTAAAGCCGCTATCGGCACAACAGGTAGAGGTATTGGTCCCGCATATGAAGACAAAGTTGGCCGTCGAGGTCTACGTGTCGGTGACTTAATGAATGAAAAAGCCTTTGCTGAAAAACTAAAAGAAGTCATTGAGTTTCATAACTTTTCATTAGTTAATTATTACCAAGTAGCACCTGTTGATTATGAAACTGTATTAAAAGATACACTCGCAATGCGTGATGTCTTAATCCCACTTATTGCTGATATCCCAGCGATGCTTCAGGGGTATCATAAAGCGGGTGACAATGTCATGTTTGAAGGTGCACAAGGTGCTTTGTTAGATATTGACCACGGCACATACCCTTATGTTACTTCGTCCAATACAACAGCGGGAGGCAGTGCAACTGGCTCTGGTGTAGGTCCTTGTCATATTGATTATGTTCTTGGTATTACAAAAGCTTATGCCACGCGTGTCGGTGGTGGACCATTTCCATCTGAGTTGTTTGATGAAACTGGAAAATATCTGGCTGATAAAGGCATGGAAAAAGGTGCCACAACCGGACGTGACCGCCGCTGTGGTTGGTTAGATATGGTGGCACTGAATCGTGCTAGTTGGATAAATAGTATCACGGGACTATGTCTGACCAAGCTAGACGTGCTTGATGGTATCGAAACTATTCGTCTATGTGTTGCCTATGAAAAAGACGGTCAACCTGTCGATATCTTACCGTTAAGTGCAGATGAGTTCGAAGGTTGTGAGCCTGTATACATTGATATGCCGGGTTGGAAAGAGTCTACTTTGGGCATCACTGAATATAGTGAACTGCCTGAAAATGCCCGTGCCTATATAGAAAAAGTTGAAAGCCTCGCCGGTGTGCCAATTGATATTATCTCAACCGGCCCCGACCGACGCGAAACGATTGTTAGACGAGATTTATTCGAAGTCTAG
- a CDS encoding NAD(P)-dependent oxidoreductase yields the protein MKIGLIGTGLMGQALSHHLLAENQPLVVFNRSLEKCDELKARGAAVATSAQALVEQCDICLLFLSDAKAINSVLDDINTETFKNCLIIQMGTIAPEESRELANRVKTTGGRYLECPVLGSLPEAGSGKLILMAAGEKSDFNTALPLLELIGHEPQYIGEIGQGATVKLAMNQLIAGLTASFALSLALVEKEGIATEQFMKIVRDSALYAPTFDKKLTRMVDRDFSAPNFPTKHLAKDTRLFLTVANELGLDTSALRGIELLLQKTLDMGLDNTDYSALMAAVSPKES from the coding sequence ATGAAAATAGGATTAATTGGAACAGGCCTGATGGGGCAAGCCTTATCACATCATTTATTAGCTGAGAATCAACCACTGGTCGTGTTTAATCGCAGCCTTGAAAAGTGTGATGAGTTAAAGGCTCGAGGCGCTGCTGTAGCGACATCTGCGCAAGCTCTAGTTGAGCAGTGTGATATTTGTTTACTTTTTTTAAGTGATGCAAAAGCCATCAACTCTGTACTGGACGATATCAACACTGAGACGTTTAAAAACTGTCTGATTATACAGATGGGCACAATCGCACCTGAAGAGTCACGCGAACTTGCCAATCGTGTAAAAACGACAGGCGGTCGATATCTTGAGTGTCCTGTACTTGGCAGTTTACCTGAGGCAGGCAGTGGCAAATTAATTTTAATGGCTGCAGGTGAAAAATCTGACTTTAATACGGCACTGCCATTACTTGAGTTGATTGGCCATGAACCACAGTACATAGGCGAGATTGGACAAGGAGCGACTGTTAAACTCGCTATGAATCAGTTAATCGCAGGCCTGACAGCCAGCTTTGCATTGAGTTTGGCCTTAGTCGAAAAAGAAGGCATTGCCACTGAACAGTTTATGAAAATTGTGCGTGATAGTGCCCTATATGCACCCACTTTTGATAAAAAACTGACTCGAATGGTGGACAGGGATTTCTCGGCACCCAACTTCCCAACCAAACATCTCGCAAAAGACACTCGCCTCTTCTTAACCGTTGCCAACGAACTAGGCCTGGACACAAGTGCACTCAGAGGCATTGAGCTACTGCTACAGAAAACGCTGGATATGGGACTTGATAACACTGATTACTCAGCATTGATGGCGGCTGTTTCGCCCAAAGAGTCATAA
- the nrdR gene encoding transcriptional regulator NrdR → MRCPFCGADDSKVVDSRLSAEGDAIRRRRMCVECNERFTTYETAELSLPRLIKRDRSRELFDENKLRAGFMRALEKRPVSIDAVDTAVKTITRRLWATGEREVDSRLVGDWVMDALRELDEVAYVRFASVYRSFQDVNAFREEIERMENKSEPDDKK, encoded by the coding sequence ATGCGCTGTCCATTTTGTGGTGCAGATGACTCAAAAGTTGTGGACTCACGACTGTCGGCGGAAGGTGATGCCATCCGCCGACGTCGTATGTGCGTCGAGTGTAATGAACGCTTTACAACGTACGAAACGGCTGAATTAAGTCTGCCAAGATTGATTAAACGTGATCGCTCACGTGAGTTATTTGATGAAAATAAATTACGTGCCGGATTTATGCGAGCACTGGAAAAAAGGCCCGTCAGTATTGATGCCGTCGATACAGCCGTCAAAACTATTACTCGGCGACTGTGGGCAACGGGTGAGCGTGAAGTCGATAGTCGCTTGGTTGGCGACTGGGTGATGGATGCACTTCGTGAATTAGATGAAGTCGCGTACGTGCGTTTCGCCTCTGTCTACCGAAGTTTTCAGGATGTGAATGCCTTTCGTGAAGAAATTGAACGAATGGAAAATAAATCAGAACCGGACGATAAAAAATAA